The Scleropages formosus chromosome 11, fSclFor1.1, whole genome shotgun sequence genome window below encodes:
- the LOC108940966 gene encoding vesicle-associated membrane protein 1-like, translated as MSAPAPDETAPEGTPGASAAAEGEGGAPAPPPNLTSNRRLQQTQVEVEEVVDIIRVNVEKVLERDQKLSMLDDRADALQAGASQFESSAAKLKNKYWWKNCKMMIMMAVIGIILVGILFLYFFY; from the exons AT GTCTGCTCCCGCCCCTGATGAAACTGCTCCAGAAGGAACTCCAGGGGCCTCTGCAgctgcagagggagaaggaggtgCGCCGGCTCCACCCCCAAACCTCACCAGTAATCGTAGACTGCAGCAGACACAAGTGGAAGTGGAAGAG GTAGTGGACATCATCCGCGTGAACGTGGAAAAGGTTCTGGAGAGGGACCAGAAGCTGTCGATGTTGGATGACCGAGCTGATGCCCTGCAAGCAGGAGCCTCCCAGTTTGAGAGCAGTGCTGCCAAGCTTAAGAACAAGTACTGGTGGAAGAACTGCAAG atgatgattatgatggcAGTCATAGGTATCATCTTGGTTGGAATCCTTTTCT TGTATTTCTTCTATTGA